The Toxoplasma gondii ME49 chromosome III, whole genome shotgun sequence genome includes a window with the following:
- a CDS encoding hypothetical protein (encoded by transcript TGME49_275640~Signal peptide predicted by SignalP 2.0 HMM (probability 0.538) with cleavage site probability 0.359 at residue 38~Predicted trans-membrane domain (TMHMM2.0):357-380) — protein sequence MEAAQSSVFQQCHRGGENRTHTCVLVAAFALLAHCVLSDAFRTHMPSSASVQEERMSPESQEGGAGGDFNGSRRGTNSSMGWPSSPDATANLTSGSLDDRPFDEDAQAGDAVVDDGGRSFSRSDAESLSADTPVLSSAASAYTADVPSVKGLHPAGPYATDVFVTPDPIQEYIRSPSGPHVSVNKTVAVSGVSMSTASEKGALQVPPRPTDSPLPFASAEQKREMSTTPATHKEPDTQVALNSGTVADSSRNEKGASEFLVRVSSGVDSGPLSSQIHLHGGLSDQKRLKDESWTGKQLPEALSTSEANATPSEGPGARVETQHGSTRTENTDSQATRDEPYYLPPSVSGETRHYVKLWAILADFAAMALLIASIPIVLSLARGRGWKFWKEEDMAFEGTRQGSRDTAIGIPGFDDISPGTNRRGCYGRERSRYFPV from the exons ATGGAGGCCGCCCAGAGCAGCGTGTTTCAACAGTGCCACCGGGGTGGCGAGAACAGAACGCACACCTGTGTGCTCGTCGCCGCCTTTGCTCTGCTAGCGCACTGCGTACTGTCAGATGCTTTTCGAACTCACATGCCCTCGTCTGCATCCGTTCAGGAGGAGCGGATGTCGCCTGAATCCCAGGAGGGGGGCGCCGGAGGTGACTTCAACGGGAGCCGTCGTGGTACTAACTCTTCCATGGGATGGCCATCTAGCCCCGACGCGACGGCTAATCTCACATCAGGCTCACTGGATGACAGGCCTTTTGACGAGGATGCCCAGGCGGGGGACGCTGTTGTTGACGATGGTGGACGCTCCTTTTCGCGTTCTGATGCAGAAAGTCTCTCAGCCGACACGCCAGTCTTGAGTTCGGCTGCCAGTGCCTACACAGCAGACGTTCCCTCAGTCAAAGGCCTTCATCCAGCTGGTCCCTATGCCACGGATGTTTTTGTGACTCCAGATCCGATACAGGAGTATATCAGGAGCCCGTCAGGCCCGCATGTCTCTGTCAACAAGACAGTTGCAGTTTCAGGAGTCTCGATGTCGACTGCTTCGGAAAAGGGAGCTTTGCAAGTTCCCCCGAGACCAACAGATTCGCCTCttcccttcgcttctgctgaACAAAAACGTGAGATGTCCACAACCCCGGCTACACACAAAGAACCTGACACGCAAGTGGCCCTAAACAGTGGTACAGTTGCGGATTCgtcgagaaacgagaaaggagcgaGCGAATTCTTGGTGCGTGTTTCTTCAGGCGTAGACTCAGGGCCTTTGTCTTCACAGATTCATCTTCACGGGGGGCTGTCGGATCAGAAGAGACTGAAGGACGAGTCGTGGACGGGCAAGCAACTGCCAGAGGCGCTGTCGACTTCTGAAGCAAATGCCACTCCGTCAGAAGGTCCCGGCGCACGTGTCGAGACACAGCACGGCTCTACACGCACGG AGAATACCGATTCGCAAGCGACACGTGATGAGCCGTATTACCTGCCACCATCGGTGAGCGGTGAAACGAGACACTATGTCAAGCTGTGGGCCATTCTAGCAGACTTCGCCGCGATGGCTCTCCTGATCGCCAGCATCCCCATCGTTCTCAGCTTG GCTCGGGGAAGAGGCTGGAAGTTCTGGAAAGAGGAGGATATGGCGTTTGAAGGGACACGTCAAG GCTCAAGAGATACGGCGATAGGGATACCAGGTTTTGACGACATATCGCCTGGAACCAACCGCAGGGGCTGTTACGGTCGCGAGCGATCGCGCTACTTCCCTGTTTGA
- a CDS encoding HECT-domain (ubiquitin-transferase) domain-containing protein (encoded by transcript TGME49_275630): MFSDFTHSSNRRIDLSGASRPAFVRGRLAAGVAGSSGAACRSSLLEFQRRERQLREQHRRSVDAALKVQRCWRSSFVRRQTKGDHRRAFDAAVAGLLAGAEDGTGSGASETGRRTRFEGKSCETHTHGQPAARRALCIQRALPRLIRQLAFFFDPDEDGQRRRSPSRSQGGRQTRELEVPTAGDASTLATVGEAGNKSDCAARTLAQERSSGGMQVTFYAGGTTVFTDDVARLALLCDWVLNLGEDHAIHGRLCGTCNASRRQAPFDVEMEDATRASINTCLFPLAAEELRSTEQTPAPPLTSQAPDSSSHAPSTRASARDRLPHEPRFLQLLATTELRLLLQCAALRYRAVLFSNEAPASLLPPRFLVPQASEGSRDRSPAACDSSVTAAPATVSLFGGRGSLGTREMRTEWGLKQDKMTRLLGLENGNSGDEPPRRVAGLSAFSWVHLRPACGWRGSVLASSLRTFARTDDNAATNGKKEPATSGGVGAGESGGLGERPSALLGGQENAEEGVDVASNLLAGRRSVGASDPPFFLLPAGPETPEKGVQELWHWIRSVRDILLAVASASASGDSLESDRVAEILPNSSDAGGLSRLLRSWRAVGGGPLAAMLGDALADAMTTPAEVEEGAICGEGRTISDRRERDLAAAVETWLCVCRAADDVSGELEFLVHLFGAPCLVPVFDATGPPPSPLSSSSPSVLTASRLPLLADDESEKWRRRTRFLTLVLGRMLSSVAGCDALQSLLQMLQLPQLSPKHRGALPKSTVVTLPSRGALGGEPPAAKQLEGQTASRRLREAEQQIRDLVTKDVSRRVRTEAEAANGREGELVQVRKSPLVLCLAGNALGLLHNQIEVGDPDSRDWAKNRGDKEGGGQEDKAAQRTLLCVLCWAATFAHDELLRQSVLSSEEQQTGETQGEKEPGIDAALRRQLRLLMTPAVLRALFDCADEDPPNRFPPLLRIFFPPSLCACPSADTRVDTAPQGEAGESLSAREEPSEEESSEDETEDTMTAFNASAADPSADGGSEPAIGVDRLILNALAMNTSLSTHLLPVIRHVFDAECGGDVDQFLRRLGPAPFFDAPLGQVLRAACTLLQYQLELMYDSELVETSRSAPLPGFRPPASSSSSSSSSSSLAPLSSSPLLTASDFQWLSLTLNKVAWKLLQACYTPSVSSPPSISALRAPISSLSNAWAAVVSPGVSGLGAERLGRHSRSGEERRRGLSRSHSSSLRGVLTTLVRQLFDRNSRLHFLPETSWILPDTMYLLKSKALLHQQERLAQLDASFAPPPRAEEAATEGLERVANTGVKHAEKILAALLTELPHTMAFEDRVLVFYDKINADRLRFRDAFHQMPFDRSLHEIRRGYIVEDGLFALGYADEHDLKGFFRIQFITGEGVPEEGIDGGGLFKEFLVLLSRKVFDPDYGLFKASSDNSLYPNPSVHLAHTHPTALYNALGKVVGKAIYEKILIEPQLNRVFLNLLLGRPNQVDDVQALDPVVHKNLLFLKHYTDNVQNLALSFSATLGDFGSNEEEDLIPNGRTIPVTNDSKLRYIQAVAHFKCTKQIAKQTQAFLNGLSQVIPLKWLKMFSPAELQLLISGSPLGFDVADLRAHANFTGGFEASSPTICWLWDTLEEMSSEERSKFLMFVTSCSRPPLLGFRNLHPSFTVHRVPERHRLPTSSTCVNLLKLPPYESKEVLRERLMEAIEGAEGFGLS, translated from the exons ATGTTCTCGGACTTTACGCACTCTTCCAACCGAAGGATCGATCTTTCTGGCGCCTCGCGTCCGGCCTTCGTCCGCGGGCGCCTTGCAGCCGGGGTCGCTGGCTCCTCCGGCGCCGCCTGTCGCTCCTCCTTGCTCGAGTTCCAGCGTCGAGAGAGGCAACTGCGAGAGCAGCATCGCAGGTCTGTGGACGCTGCCTTAAAAGTCCAGAGGTGCTGGAGATCTTCTTTCGTTCGAAGGCAAACGAAGGGGGACCACCGGCGCGCCTTCGATGCCGCTGTTGCTGGCCTCCTTGCAGGGGCGGAGGACGGCACGGGCAGCGGAGCCTCAGAGACAGGGCGCCGAACTCGATTTGAGGGGAAGAGCTGTGAAACGCATACACACGGGCAGCCTGCAGCCCGCCGTGCACTCTGCATTCAACGCGCTTTGCCGAGGCTCATCCGGCAActtgcgttcttcttcgatcCGGACGAAGATGGCCAGAGGAGGCGGAGCCCCTCGCGGAGTCAGGGGGGGCGTCAGACCCGCGAGCTGGAGGTGCCGACAGCCGGCGACGCGTCGACGCTTGCAACCgtcggagaagcaggaaacaaGTCGGACTGCGCGGCGCGGACACTCGCTCAAGAGCGGAGTTCAGGAGGGATGCAAGTCACCTTTTATGCCGGTGGAACGACGGTGTTTACCGACGACGTCGCGCGACTCGCCCTCCTGTGTGACTGGGTGCTGAATCTCGGAGAAGACCACGCGATACACGGACGGCTCTGTGGCACATGCAACGcttcgaggagacaggcgcccTTCGACGTGGAGATGGAGGATGCAACTCGCGCATCAATCAAtacctgtctcttccctctcgcggCGGAAGAGCTGCGCTCAACCGAGCAGACACCTGCTCCACCTCTAACCTCGCAAGCCCCAGATTCTTCGAGTCATGCGCCTTCCACCAGAGCCTCTGCGCGAGACCGTCTGCCGCATGagcctcgttttcttcagcttTTGGCCACCACAGAGTTGCGCCTCTTGCTGCAGTGCGCTGCTCTCCGCTACCGCGCTGTTCTCTTCAGCAACGAGGctcccgcgtctctgctgccaCCCCGTTTTCTTGTTCCCCAAGCCTCAGAAGGCAGCAGGGATCGATCCCCCGCGGCCTGCGACTCGTCCGTGACTGCTGCGCCGGCaaccgtctctctgtttgggGGCAGGGGAAGTCTTGGCACGCGGGAGATGCGCACCGAGTGGGGTTTGAAGCAGGACAAGATGACCCGGCTCCTCGGCCTAGAGAACGGAAATAGCGGGGACGAGCCCCCGCGACGAGTCGCGGGCCTCAGCGCGTTCTCATGGGTGCACTTGAGGCCTGCATGCGGCTGGAGAGGCAGCGTCCTCGCCTCGTCCCTGCGGACATTCGCGAGAACAGACGACAATGCCGCGACGAACGGGAAGAAGGAACCTGCGACTTCTGGGGGCGTAGGGGCGGGGGAGTCCGGGGGCCTGGGCGAGAGACCAAGCGCCCTTTTGGGGGGGCAAGAGAACGCGGAAGAGGGCGTGGATGTGGCCAGCAATTTGCTtgcaggaaggcgaagcgtGGGTGCGTCGGATCCGCCCTTTTTCTTGCTGCCTGCGGGTCcggagacgccggagaaAGGAGTTCAGGAGCTGTGGCACTGGATTCGAAGCGTCCGGGAtattcttctcgctgtcgcctctgcgtctgcatcGGGGGATTCGTTGGAGAGCGATCGAGTCGCAGAAATCCTCCCCAACTCCTCGGACGCCGGTGggctctctcgcctgctgcGCAGCTGGCGGGCTGTCGGCGGAGGCCCGCTAGCAGCCATGCTCGGAGACGCTCTGGCAGACGCGATGACGACTCCGGCCGAAGTCGAGGAGGGTGCGATCTGTGGCGAAGGACGAACCATTTCAGACCGACGGGAGCGGGACCTCGCTGCGGCCGTCGAAACATGGTTGTGCGTATGCAGAGCAGCAGATG ACGTGAGCGGCGAGCTGGAGTTTCTCGTCCACCTTTTTGGCGCTCCGTGTCTGGTTCCGGTTTTCGACGCCACGGGGCCGCCTCCAtcgcctttgtcttcttcctctccctctgttttgACTGCCTCTCGGCTCCCGCTGCTCGCAGACGATGAGAGCGAAAAGTGGAGGCGGCGCACGCGCTTCCTGACCCTCGTTCTCGGCCGCATGCTGAGCTCCGTAGCGGGATGCGACGCGCTTCAGTCGCTTCTTCAGATGCTTCAGCTACCCCAGCTTTCCCCGAAACATCGGGGGGCTCTGCCCAAATCCACCGTTGTcactcttccttctcgtggAGCCCTGGGAGGCGAGCCGCCCGCGGCGAAGCAGCTTGAAGGCCAGACAGCGAGTCGTCGGCTCCGCGAGGCCGAGCAACAAATTCGCGATTTGGTGACGAAAGACGTTTCCAGGAGAGTGCGGACTGAGGCCGAGGCGGCAAACGGTCGGGAAGGCGAGTTAGTGCAGGTGAGGAAGAGTCCGCTCGTTCTCTGCTTGGCAGGGAACGCGTTAGGTCTGCTGCACAACCAGATCGAGGTCGGGGATCCAGACTCGCGCGACTGGGCGAAGAaccgaggagacaaagaggggGGCGGCCAGGAAGACAAAGCTGCGCAGAGAACGCTGTTATGCGTTCTGTGTTGGGCTGCAACCTTTGCCCACGACGAACTGCTGCGGCAGAGCGTTTTGAGCTCCGAGGAACAACAGACAGGCGAAAcacaaggagaaaaagaacccGGGATCGACGCTGCCCTCAGGCGCCAGCTGCGCCTCCTCATGACGCCCGCAGTTCTCCGTGCCCTCTTCGACTGCGCCGATGAAGACCCACCAAATC GGtttcctccccttctgcGTATCTttttccctccctctctgtgcGCATGCCCGAGTGCGGACACACGAGTAGACACAGCGCCGCAAGGCGAGGCGGGCGAAAGTCTCTCTGCACGCGAAGAgccgtctgaagaagagtctTCTGAGGACGAAACCGAAGACACCATGACAGCTTTCAATGCCAGTGCCGCGGACCCATCTGCAGATGGCGGCTCAGAACCTGCCATAG GCGTCGATCGACTCATTCTGAACGCGCTAGCCATGAAcacgtctctctccactcatCTCCTCCCTGTCATCCGACACGTC TTCGATGCGGAGTGCGGCGGCGACGTCGATCAGTTTCTTAGACGCCTGGGACCGGCGCCATTCTTCGACGCTCCTCTCGGCCAGGTGCTCCGTGCGGCTTGCACGCTTCTGCAGTATCAACTCGAG CTCATGTACGACTCTGAACTGGTGGAGACGTCGCGCTCTGCTCCGCTCCCTGGTTTTCGCCCGcctgcatcttcttcctcttcgtcttcttcctcttcttctttggcGCCTCTTTCCAGCTCTCCCCTTCTGACGGCTTCGGACTTCCAGTGGTTGTCGCTGACCCTGAATAAAGTTGCGTGGAAGCTCCTCCAAGCGTGCTATACGCCGAGTGTCTCCTCACCGCCGTCGATTTCTGCCCTCAGAGCTcccatttcttctctctcaaatgCGTGGGCTGCTGTGGTCTCTCCCGGGGTTTCGGGCCTCGGCGCCGAGCGTCTGGGCCGCCACTCTCGGTCAGGCGAGGAACGCCGGAGGGGGCTCTCGAGGTcgcactcttcttctctgcgtggCGTCCTCACAACCCTCGTTCGACAGCTCTTCGACCGTAACAGTCGCCTCCATTTCCTCCCAGAAACGTCCTGGATTCTCCCCGACACGATGTACCTTTTGAAGAGCAAGGCTCTGCTCCACCAGCAGGAGCGCCTCGCCCAGCTCGACGCCTCTTTCGCCCCACCACCCCgcgcagaagaggcagccACAGAGGGCTTGGAGAGAGTTGCAAACACAGGAGTGAAGCACGCCGAAAAAATACTCGCTGCCCTCCTCACAGAGCTTCCCCATACAATGGCCTTTGAAGACCGAGTCCTC gtttTTTACGACAAAATCAACGCGGACCGCCTCCGATTCAGAGACGCCTTTCACCAGATGCCTTTTGATCGCAGCCTCCACGAGATCAGACGAGGCTACATCG TTGAGGATGGCCTCTTTGCGCTTGGATATGCCGACG AGCACGACCTCAAGGGTTTTTTTCGAATTCAGTTCATAACGGGCGAGGGCGTCCCCGAAGAAGGCATCGACGGCGGCGGACTCTTCAAGGAGTTTCTC GTGCTCTTGTCTCGAAAGGTCTTTGATCCCGACTACGGACTCTTCAAG GCATCGTCGGACAACTCTCTGTATCCGAACCCAAGTGTTCACCTCGCACATACACATCCTACGGCACTTTACAATGCTCTTGGTAAAGTCGTTGGCAAG GCGATATACGAAAAAATTCTCATTGAGCCGCAGCTGAATCGCGTCTTTTTGAATTTGCTCCTCGGAAGGCCTAACCAAGTGGACGACGTCCAAGCACTTGATCCAGTTGTCCACAAAAACCTGCTGTTTCTGAAACACTACACCGACAACGTCCAAAACCTTGCCCTCTCCTTCAGCGCCACGTTGGGCGACTTTGGCagcaacgaggaagaagatctAATTCCAAACGGAAGAACCATTCCTGTTACCAA CGACTCGAAACTGCGGTACATCCAGGCCGTCGCGCACTTCAAATGCACGAAGCAGATTGCCAAACAGACGCAAGCTTTCCTCAATGGCCTGTCCCAGGTGATTCCTCTCAAGTGGCTGAAGATGTTTAGCCCCGCAGAGCTTCAGCTGTTGATCTCGGGCAGCCCGCTAG GTTTCGATGTGGCGGACTTGCGAGCGCATGCGAACTTCACCGGAGGGTTCGAAGCCTCCTCGCCGACCATATGTTGGTTGTGGGATACTCTG GAGGAAATGAGTAGCGAGGAGCGGTCCAAGTTCCTCATGTTCGTCACGTCTTGCTCGCGGCCACCTCTCTTGGGATTCCGCAATCTCCATCCTTCCTTCACAGTCCACAGAGTTCCAGAACGACACCGTCTGCCAACGAGCAGCACATGTGTGAACCTGCTCAAACTTCCACCCTATGAATCGAAAGAGGTTCTGAGAGAGCGGCTAATGGAAGCTATCGAAGGCGCGGAGGGTTTCGGGTTGTCATAA